A stretch of the Filimonas lacunae genome encodes the following:
- a CDS encoding cytochrome-c peroxidase, producing the protein MKTGIVISAIVLGVCLCTAFVARYGPHPHITRVNFPQPAGWPQPHYNFKANPLSQEGIALGRRLFYDGRLSKDGNFPCASCHQQFAAFTNYDHNLSHGFNNTLTTRNAPGLFNLAWQQEFMQDGGINHLDLQPLAPLTAPNEMAEDIDSVLMKLRADKPYRRMFKAAFGDTAINTQRMTKALSQFMLMMVSADSKYDQVMQGKAQFNLPERLGYGIFQQKCITCHPPPLFTDFSYRNIGMEDDPYNHDMGRMKITGKREDSLKFRVPSLRNVMVTAPYGHDGRFFSLIEIFEHYRKRVKQMPNTDSLLRKGIPLSNFEIGQLTAFLYTLTDSTFITDKRFDVPDNMLVSQAADAADHPLPAKKKL; encoded by the coding sequence ATGAAAACGGGTATTGTCATATCAGCTATTGTATTAGGTGTGTGCCTTTGCACTGCCTTTGTAGCCCGCTATGGTCCGCACCCGCATATTACCCGCGTAAACTTTCCACAACCGGCTGGCTGGCCACAGCCTCATTATAATTTCAAGGCTAACCCGTTAAGCCAGGAAGGTATTGCGTTGGGGCGCCGTTTGTTTTACGATGGCAGGCTGAGTAAAGACGGCAATTTTCCCTGTGCCAGCTGTCACCAGCAGTTTGCCGCTTTTACCAACTACGATCATAACCTTAGTCACGGCTTTAACAATACCCTCACCACCCGCAATGCGCCGGGTTTGTTTAACCTGGCGTGGCAACAGGAGTTTATGCAGGATGGAGGTATTAATCATCTTGATCTGCAACCGCTGGCTCCCTTAACGGCGCCCAATGAAATGGCGGAAGACATAGACAGTGTGTTGATGAAACTACGTGCCGACAAGCCATACCGCCGCATGTTCAAAGCTGCTTTTGGAGATACGGCTATCAATACCCAGCGCATGACCAAAGCGCTGAGTCAGTTTATGCTGATGATGGTAAGTGCCGACAGCAAATACGATCAGGTGATGCAGGGGAAGGCGCAGTTTAATTTGCCGGAACGACTGGGGTATGGCATCTTTCAGCAAAAGTGTATTACCTGCCATCCACCACCACTGTTTACCGATTTCAGTTATCGTAACATAGGCATGGAAGATGATCCTTATAACCACGATATGGGCCGCATGAAAATAACCGGTAAGCGGGAAGATTCGCTGAAGTTTCGTGTGCCTTCGCTGCGCAATGTAATGGTAACCGCGCCTTACGGACATGATGGCCGTTTTTTCAGTCTTATTGAAATATTTGAGCATTATCGCAAACGGGTAAAGCAAATGCCCAACACCGATTCGCTGCTGCGTAAAGGCATTCCTTTATCCAACTTTGAAATAGGCCAGTTGACGGCTTTCCTGTATACTTTAACCGACAGCACTTTTATTACTGATAAACGGTTTGATGTGCCGGATAATATGTTGGTGTCGCAGGCTGCCGATGCAGCAGATCATCCCTTACCTGCGAAGAAAAAGCTGTGA
- a CDS encoding MbnP family protein codes for MRRNIRLLYFVLLFNCITTWPAAHLPAQRSAAPVQLHLFNTAGGKAIAAGDSCINQYHETFTVRNFRYYLSHIQLADSTGKFYEAGEAETYLVDFTDSSSQHITLHHQGKAWFIRFLLGVDSSKNVSGVHTGVLDPARGMYWTWNSGYVMAKLEGRSEQSTAPGRNFTYHIGGYKPQQQTARSITLALSPAVAASKDITLVADILQWFGGKENISIATHPICHEPGALAVSIADNYTRMFTVQEPVETEP; via the coding sequence ATGAGGCGGAACATTCGGTTATTATACTTTGTATTACTTTTTAACTGCATAACAACCTGGCCCGCAGCCCACCTGCCGGCACAGCGTTCGGCAGCGCCCGTGCAGTTACATTTGTTCAACACGGCAGGCGGAAAAGCTATTGCTGCCGGCGACAGCTGCATCAATCAATACCACGAAACCTTTACGGTACGCAATTTTCGCTATTATCTTTCCCATATACAACTGGCAGATAGCACCGGCAAATTTTATGAAGCCGGGGAGGCAGAAACCTACCTGGTAGATTTTACCGACAGCAGCTCGCAACACATTACTTTACATCACCAGGGTAAAGCCTGGTTTATCCGTTTTTTACTGGGTGTAGATAGTAGTAAAAATGTATCGGGCGTACACACCGGTGTGTTAGACCCGGCCCGCGGCATGTATTGGACCTGGAACAGCGGTTATGTTATGGCTAAGCTGGAAGGCCGGAGTGAGCAATCTACTGCCCCTGGCAGAAACTTTACCTATCATATAGGGGGCTATAAACCACAACAGCAAACGGCCCGGAGCATTACGCTTGCTTTGTCACCGGCTGTAGCAGCCTCAAAAGATATTACCTTGGTGGCCGATATATTGCAATGGTTTGGTGGTAAAGAAAACATATCCATCGCTACGCATCCCATCTGTCACGAGCCCGGTGCGCTGGCGGTAAGTATTGCCGATAATTATACGCGCATGTTTACAGTACAGGAACCCGTGGAAACCGAGCCATGA
- a CDS encoding ROK family protein, whose product MSAGLPQLALGIDIGGTNTVFGIVDHRGDILYRGAISTKKHENVEDYINELYNAIAPAIKEMGGKGNIKGIGVGAPNGNFYTGAIEYAPNLNWKGIIPLAELITNKFGIPAALTNDANAAAVGEMMYGAAKGLKDFIVITLGTGVGSGIVVNGQLVYGHDGFAGELGHTIAIPGGRKHYSTGAHGSLEAYASATGVRFTALEMLEKNPDQPSLMREYPADKIDSRVVYDCAMKGDAMANEVYRFTGEVLGMSLANFVMFSSPKAIILFGGLCKAGDLILNPTREHMEANLLPIFQNKVQLLFSELKESDAAILGASALVWDMK is encoded by the coding sequence ATGAGCGCGGGTTTACCACAACTTGCTTTAGGAATTGACATCGGGGGCACCAACACTGTGTTTGGCATTGTTGACCACCGTGGCGACATTCTGTATAGAGGTGCTATTTCTACCAAAAAGCATGAGAACGTAGAAGATTACATTAACGAATTATATAACGCCATAGCCCCTGCCATTAAAGAAATGGGTGGCAAAGGAAATATCAAAGGCATTGGTGTAGGCGCGCCTAACGGTAACTTTTACACCGGCGCTATTGAATATGCCCCCAACCTGAACTGGAAGGGTATTATTCCTTTGGCGGAATTAATTACCAATAAGTTTGGCATACCAGCCGCATTAACCAACGATGCTAACGCAGCCGCTGTAGGCGAAATGATGTATGGTGCTGCCAAAGGCCTGAAAGACTTTATCGTTATTACCCTGGGCACAGGTGTAGGCAGCGGCATTGTTGTAAATGGCCAGCTGGTGTACGGTCATGATGGTTTTGCGGGCGAACTGGGGCATACTATTGCTATTCCCGGTGGCCGCAAACACTATTCTACCGGCGCACACGGTTCGCTGGAAGCTTACGCTTCTGCCACCGGAGTACGCTTTACCGCACTGGAAATGCTGGAGAAAAACCCGGATCAGCCCAGCCTGATGCGCGAATATCCTGCCGACAAAATTGACAGCCGCGTAGTGTATGACTGTGCTATGAAGGGCGATGCTATGGCCAATGAAGTATACCGTTTTACCGGCGAGGTACTGGGTATGTCATTAGCCAATTTTGTAATGTTCTCTTCTCCTAAAGCCATCATCCTGTTTGGTGGTTTGTGTAAAGCAGGCGACCTGATATTAAACCCTACCCGGGAACATATGGAAGCCAACCTGTTGCCTATTTTCCAGAATAAGGTACAGTTGCTTTTCAGCGAGCTGAAAGAGAGCGATGCAGCTATACTGGGCGCCAGCGCCTTAGTATGGGACATGAAATAA
- a CDS encoding OmpA family protein, giving the protein MKKHALPFIAAAALVYACNGPENHTVHDTVVQEVHVIDTLPDTTPQPIAVETFDITNIPVSTQDIGIFPFFKAPEGYKYQNAETSDAGKQYLAINGKLVPFEGKVFNANLDIDQLKNKSTFNAALLEKSYNKLIVDLGGVKLNSAPVTNTEMERIGKGELIEKKAGFALDYNGRTIHTYVIRQKDAEVWIQFSLLDKESGNITILQKGDAQTLKIDLLKADDIKKEIAAKGKAILHINFDVDKATLGMEGQVAVTEIQKLLQEDASLKLSIEGHTDNTGSATKNKELSLARANTVLNTLVKAGIAKDRLKAKGFGAEKPMVSNDTDEGKAQNRRVELVKI; this is encoded by the coding sequence ATGAAAAAACACGCTCTGCCTTTCATTGCAGCCGCTGCCTTAGTGTACGCCTGTAATGGCCCGGAAAACCACACCGTTCATGACACCGTTGTTCAGGAAGTTCATGTTATTGATACTTTACCGGATACTACTCCCCAACCTATAGCAGTAGAAACGTTTGATATTACCAATATCCCGGTAAGTACGCAGGATATCGGTATTTTTCCTTTTTTCAAAGCGCCGGAAGGATATAAATACCAGAATGCTGAAACCAGTGATGCGGGTAAACAATACCTCGCTATCAATGGAAAACTGGTGCCTTTTGAAGGAAAGGTGTTTAATGCCAACCTGGATATTGACCAGCTGAAAAACAAAAGCACCTTCAACGCCGCCTTACTGGAAAAAAGTTACAACAAACTGATTGTTGACCTGGGCGGGGTAAAACTCAACAGTGCCCCTGTTACCAACACCGAAATGGAGCGGATTGGTAAAGGAGAGCTGATTGAGAAAAAAGCAGGCTTTGCACTGGATTATAATGGCCGTACCATACACACGTATGTGATCAGGCAGAAGGATGCAGAAGTATGGATTCAGTTTTCTTTACTGGATAAAGAATCGGGCAATATTACCATTCTGCAAAAAGGGGATGCGCAAACCCTGAAAATAGACCTGTTGAAAGCTGATGATATAAAGAAGGAAATTGCCGCCAAAGGCAAGGCCATATTGCATATCAACTTTGATGTAGATAAAGCTACATTGGGTATGGAGGGGCAGGTAGCGGTTACCGAAATTCAGAAATTATTACAGGAAGATGCTTCTCTGAAATTATCTATTGAAGGACATACGGACAATACCGGCAGCGCTACCAAAAACAAAGAGCTGTCACTGGCCCGCGCCAATACCGTGTTAAACACATTGGTGAAAGCAGGCATAGCCAAAGACCGGCTGAAAGCCAAAGGTTTTGGTGCTGAAAAGCCGATGGTGTCTAATGATACCGATGAAGGCAAAGCGCAAAACCGCCGCGTAGAGCTGGTGAAAATATAG
- a CDS encoding glycogen synthase, producing the protein MEIVHVSAECYPVAKAGGLGDVVGALPKYLSKSGHTAKVVMPMYRTKFLYQNEWTVDFKGRGQMGSFWFDYTIIREKHDKLGFHLYLVDINGLLDREKIYGYGDDTERFIAFQIAVTDWINHWQHKPDVIHCHDYHTAFIPFIVKHSYQYNRLSDIPTVLTIHNAQYQGWMGWDKAALLPVFDTWKAGLLEWNKTINPLAAGIKAAWKVTTVSWSYLEEMRYHANGLEKLLEYEKGKCAGILNGIDTDVWNPETDPFIHTHYNYSNVDAGKEANKRQICQEFELEQHNPLVVFIGRLVGEKAADILPDAILSSLYSLQGQVNFLVLGNGEPHVEWQLNQLKEHFPGNYNVFIGYDEALSHRIYAGADFLLMPSRVEPCGLNQMYAMKYGTVPMVRSTGGLKDTVTDMGDWQGWGIRFNHASAGDVSYSVNRAVDVFADKKQMTAMRTHMMQIDHSWEHSVQQYVDIYQSLKY; encoded by the coding sequence ATGGAAATAGTTCATGTAAGTGCGGAATGTTATCCGGTTGCGAAGGCCGGCGGATTAGGAGATGTAGTAGGGGCTTTACCGAAATACCTAAGTAAATCAGGCCATACAGCCAAAGTGGTAATGCCTATGTACCGGACCAAATTTCTGTATCAGAATGAATGGACGGTAGATTTTAAAGGCAGGGGCCAGATGGGAAGTTTTTGGTTTGATTACACCATTATCCGTGAAAAACACGATAAACTCGGCTTTCACCTGTACCTGGTGGATATAAACGGCCTGCTGGACAGGGAAAAGATATACGGGTATGGCGATGATACCGAACGGTTTATTGCTTTCCAGATTGCGGTTACCGACTGGATTAACCACTGGCAGCACAAACCGGATGTAATACATTGCCACGATTATCATACAGCATTTATACCCTTCATAGTTAAACATTCCTATCAGTATAATCGTTTATCTGATATACCAACGGTGCTTACCATACATAACGCCCAGTATCAGGGTTGGATGGGTTGGGACAAAGCCGCGCTGCTTCCGGTGTTTGATACCTGGAAGGCAGGATTGCTGGAATGGAACAAAACCATTAACCCCCTGGCAGCGGGTATCAAAGCTGCCTGGAAAGTAACAACTGTTAGTTGGAGCTACCTGGAAGAGATGAGATACCACGCCAATGGCCTTGAAAAGTTATTGGAATATGAAAAAGGAAAATGTGCAGGCATTTTGAATGGTATTGACACGGATGTGTGGAACCCTGAAACAGACCCTTTCATTCATACCCATTATAATTATAGTAACGTAGATGCCGGTAAGGAAGCGAACAAACGCCAGATATGCCAGGAGTTTGAGCTGGAACAGCACAACCCGCTGGTAGTGTTCATTGGCCGTTTGGTAGGCGAAAAAGCTGCTGATATTTTACCGGATGCTATTTTATCATCGTTGTACAGCCTGCAGGGCCAGGTAAATTTCCTGGTGCTGGGTAATGGCGAGCCGCATGTAGAATGGCAGCTGAACCAATTGAAAGAGCATTTTCCGGGTAACTACAATGTTTTTATAGGATATGATGAAGCATTGAGTCATCGTATTTATGCTGGCGCGGATTTTTTATTGATGCCCAGCAGGGTAGAGCCATGTGGCTTAAACCAGATGTATGCCATGAAGTATGGTACCGTGCCTATGGTGCGCAGCACCGGGGGCTTAAAGGATACCGTAACCGATATGGGCGATTGGCAGGGATGGGGCATACGCTTTAACCATGCCAGTGCAGGGGATGTTTCGTACTCAGTAAACAGGGCGGTGGATGTATTTGCAGACAAGAAACAAATGACAGCCATGCGCACACATATGATGCAGATTGATCATAGCTGGGAACACTCCGTGCAGCAATACGTTGACATTTATCAAAGTTTGAAATACTAG
- a CDS encoding MFS transporter, with translation MKDLASSQKTNGGALATLVLVFFFWGFIAASNSIFIPFCKTFFNLTQFESQLIGTAFYGAYFIGSLVLYVISESRGSDLLNKIGYKKGIILGLAISIAGALLMIPAVSNENLQPIEQKVETVKNLKHDQKITTADKAVTLKKEASGYSITVTNNEQGKTFINNPAITSNLATAFHVAENSKQGKVTATFADDKAEAIVQALKGEQVAFGNFPFILLALFIIALGFSLQQTCAQPFAIMLGDPATGATRLNLGGSVNSFGTTVGPIIVSFFLFGTVTSDAEATSVSSIKTLYMIVAAVFALVAIIFAISKLPDGKNDTAFEKAPKASRSLLQLTGLVMAIILIGQFTNVSKLILLVAVIIGVVAILFASNSAAIKNPEGWGAMKYPQLIYGMIGIFVYVGVEVTIDNNFGALLKTPGYLTAEGLNESQISRYVSLYWGSLMIGRWTGAISVFNLSSIGKKIATIVVPFIAFAIILYVNKLNGSDVSDLYGYVICIALIIAAFFFGQDKPVKTLLTVSVLATAAMLIGIVTNGIVSVYAFIAGGLCCSVIWSCVFALGVAGLGKYTSQGSAFLIMMILGGAVIPPFQGVLGDIPAIGMHHSYIIAAAGFAFLAFLALKLRGVLKAQGLDFDQQIEGGH, from the coding sequence ATGAAGGACCTTGCATCTTCCCAAAAAACCAATGGAGGCGCGTTAGCTACGTTGGTGCTGGTTTTTTTCTTTTGGGGGTTCATTGCTGCATCCAACAGCATTTTTATCCCCTTTTGTAAAACGTTTTTTAACCTTACCCAGTTTGAATCCCAGTTAATTGGTACCGCTTTCTACGGAGCTTATTTCATCGGCTCGCTTGTGTTGTACGTTATTTCTGAAAGCCGTGGAAGCGACCTCTTAAACAAGATTGGATACAAAAAAGGAATCATCCTGGGATTGGCTATTTCTATTGCGGGGGCTTTGCTGATGATCCCTGCGGTAAGCAATGAAAATTTGCAGCCAATTGAGCAGAAAGTGGAAACGGTGAAAAACCTGAAGCACGATCAAAAAATCACGACTGCCGACAAAGCAGTAACGTTGAAAAAAGAGGCTTCCGGTTACAGTATTACCGTTACCAACAACGAACAGGGTAAAACCTTTATCAACAATCCGGCAATTACTTCTAACCTGGCTACTGCGTTTCATGTTGCAGAAAACAGTAAGCAAGGTAAAGTAACCGCCACTTTTGCTGATGACAAAGCCGAAGCTATTGTGCAAGCCCTGAAAGGTGAGCAGGTGGCGTTTGGTAACTTCCCCTTCATTTTGTTGGCGTTATTCATTATTGCGTTAGGTTTTTCGTTGCAGCAAACCTGCGCACAGCCCTTTGCTATTATGCTGGGCGACCCGGCTACAGGCGCTACCCGTTTAAACCTGGGTGGTAGTGTCAACTCATTTGGTACCACTGTTGGGCCTATCATTGTAAGCTTTTTCCTGTTTGGTACCGTTACCAGCGATGCAGAAGCCACTTCGGTAAGCAGCATCAAAACCCTGTACATGATTGTAGCAGCCGTGTTTGCATTAGTGGCCATCATCTTTGCTATATCCAAACTGCCCGATGGCAAAAACGATACGGCATTTGAAAAAGCCCCCAAAGCATCCCGTTCCCTATTACAGTTAACAGGCCTGGTAATGGCTATTATTCTCATTGGTCAGTTTACCAATGTATCTAAACTGATATTACTGGTAGCAGTGATTATTGGCGTGGTAGCTATTTTATTTGCCAGCAACAGCGCGGCCATTAAAAATCCGGAAGGCTGGGGTGCTATGAAATACCCGCAGCTGATTTACGGTATGATTGGCATTTTCGTGTATGTAGGTGTGGAAGTAACCATCGACAACAACTTTGGTGCATTGTTAAAAACTCCGGGCTATTTAACGGCCGAAGGGTTAAACGAAAGCCAGATTTCGCGTTATGTTTCTCTGTACTGGGGTAGTTTAATGATTGGTCGCTGGACTGGTGCCATCAGCGTGTTCAACCTCAGCTCAATAGGGAAAAAAATCGCCACTATTGTGGTTCCTTTTATCGCATTTGCTATCATCCTGTATGTAAACAAACTCAATGGCAGTGATGTAAGCGACCTGTATGGTTATGTTATTTGCATTGCCCTGATTATTGCAGCTTTCTTCTTTGGACAAGATAAGCCGGTGAAAACCCTGCTTACCGTTTCTGTACTGGCTACCGCTGCCATGTTAATTGGTATTGTTACCAATGGCATTGTGAGTGTATATGCCTTTATAGCGGGTGGTCTTTGCTGCTCGGTAATCTGGAGCTGTGTGTTTGCACTAGGTGTTGCCGGTTTAGGTAAATACACCAGCCAGGGTTCTGCCTTCCTGATTATGATGATTTTGGGCGGTGCGGTAATTCCTCCTTTCCAGGGCGTGTTGGGCGATATTCCTGCTATTGGCATGCACCACTCTTATATTATAGCGGCTGCGGGCTTTGCCTTCCTGGCATTCCTGGCGCTGAAATTAAGAGGTGTGTTGAAAGCGCAGGGACTCGATTTTGACCAGCAAATTGAAGGTGGTCACTAA